The following is a genomic window from Parabacteroides johnsonii DSM 18315.
AGCCGACAGTGTTGAAATAGTCGCAATACATTTTCAAATCGTCCAAAGTCGTCTGATCGGTAACCGGCATCCAAGGTTGAACCATATATTTGACACCTAATTCATTATGGGCATCGATAGCCTGATCCCACCAACTCATCACTTCGGCTTCTTTTTCCTTTGTGAAAGCTTGACCTAAATGAGCGCTCGTACATTTCATGCCCAAGTCATTCACCATCTTCTTGAACTCAGCCGGAGCCAAACCATAGATCTTACCATTGTCGTAGCTGGCTGTTTCAAGATTCTTATAGCCCATCTTTGAAGCTGTTTCCAATACCTTCTGAATTCCTTCTTCTTTTACAAGGTCTCTTAAGGAATATAGCTGAAGCCCAATATACTTGGAGGACTCGGAAGCTGACGCTTTTCCTGCACAAGAAGATAACAACTGAGGCATCACCATACCCCCTGCGAGCATTAACGAAGCTCGCTTTAAAAACTCACGTCTGTTCTGCATAGTACTAAAAAATTAAGTTTGCTTTGAGAATTTCTACAAAAGTAAAACTATATTCGGTGGATTCTAACATAATAACGTTAAAATCATCAAAACGGAGTCATAAAACTTTCTTATCCCATGTCAAGCACGAGAACGGATAATTTGGAAACGGTAAATTATGAGGGCCAGTACGAAGTAAATACCAGCCTGAATCCATAACGTATGATATTCATGTACCACCTCATTCAATGTCGCCCCGCAAGTATTGATACGGATAAATCCTTGGATACCCGGTGTCGAGGGAAACAGATATCCTACAGCCTGCCAAAACGGAGGAATCGCTTCTTTCGGCCAAGAAACGCCGGAGATGAATATCAGGATCACAGATGTAAAGACAAACACCAACATAGGCGCCTCGCGGGTCGTCATAAAACCGGACAACGTCATAGCAAAGAAGATCGAGGCAAACAGGTACGGCAAAATGAACAGCAAGATCGTAACCGGATCGCCCACCTGAGGCAGGGAGAAGAGTTTCGGCACAACAGCCAATACCCAGATGCAGACAACCACATAAATCAGGATATAGGTCAGAGACTTGCCAAGCACGACACGCAAGGTTCCGCTAAAATGCCGGCTGACCGGGACAAGGCTATGAAAACGATTCTTCTCGCGTGCCGTCCCCCCCAACATCCCGATCCCTAAAACCAATGTTTGCTGAATGACCAAAATCAGGATAGCCGGAACCAAAAAACTGGCAAAGCCATTTTGCGTATTAAAAAGGGTCACAGACTCATAGGGGATCGGGTTAACCGTTATCTCCTCCTGTTTTGCCGATGTACCCGGGACACTATGCATCCGTATTTCTTTCCCCAAGTCGAGCGACACTTCCGTCGCCGCCAGCAGGAACGCCTTATAAAACAAAAGGCTACTCATATCGCAATACAGGGGAACGGTCGTCTGCTTTCCCGTATGCAAATCCTTACTGAACTCGGCCGGGAAATAGAGGATTCCGTAGGCTTCCTTCCGGTCCAACATCCGCTTCGCCTCCTCCATATCCGCCCGAACAGCGACCACCTCGACATCAGGCGTAGCATTCACACGACGGGTAAACTCGCGACTCAGATAAGAATCAGACTGATCCACAACCACCATCTTCGCCTCGTGCACCACTTCATTATTATAAATGAAGGAATAGAGCAACGGATAAGCAAAAGGCACCAGAAAAAAGAAAATCAGCACGCCTTCGTCTTTGAAGACATTTTTCAACTCGTCCTTCCAGATGTAAAAGGTATCCAAGATCCCTTCCTTTATTATATATCGTAAACGATGTTCTTTTTTCATTACTTTCTGTTTTTACGGAATATATTTAAAGTACAGCAACGCTTTCTTCAGGTTCTTTCCGATCAAAAAAGGCAAAACGAGAAAGCCCGTTAGCCAGGCATATTCGGTCCAGCTATAGAAGAAAGACCTTCCATTCAATGCCTGGTCGACATAGATCAGAAAATAATGCCGGAGAGGGAACAGGTCGGAAAGCGCCTGTAAAGTAGGGTCCATCCCGAACACCGGGAAAGAGAATCCGACGATAGAAAAAGCGATCATCCCGAACAAGCAAGCGAAGCTCAGCCCTAAACGGAAAGTCGGCAGCACCCCGATCATGAAGATCCCGACCGCTTGTGAAGCAATCACCAACAGAAACAGAGCCGACAACATGGGTAGCCAGCCACTATTCAACGGGAACGAATTGAACCCATACAAGGCAGCCGCATACAAGAATGCCACGATCGTAAAAATCACCGTATGAGGCAATATCTTTCCTATAAGGCTCACCGTAAGAGAGTTTCCACCCATCGACAACCATTCGCGAGCCGTCGAGTATTTGATCTCGGAACCGATGCTCAACACCGTCACCAAGAAAATCATCAACTGCAAAACACCAGGCAAAAGCGTGTTATTCAGATAGACCGAATAGTTAAGCCAAGGATTCCCGATCGCGTGCGTGTCGATCACGATCGGCTGGAGCTGCGCCATAATCTGGTCTTCGGTATAGCCATGCGCCAGTCCCGTCTGAAGCCCGACCGAAGCACCAGCTAAGACGGACATGGTTTTCATATCCCGGAACAGTAGGGATGCGGCAATAAGATAAGTCCCATTCGTATAAAACGACAGCTTGGGCTGCCAGCCTGCCGTCGCATCTACACCGAAATCCTTCGGGATATAAAAGATGCCATACACTTTCCCTTCCTGCATCGCTTGGCGAGCCTCCTCGAACGAAACAGTCGTCAGCACCACCTTCGTCTGCTCGAAAGCATCCAACTGCCGGACTAAGTTACGGGAGTTGGAAGAACCGTCCAGATCTACAACCGCAACAGGCATATCGGTCGGCAAGCCCTCCTTCATCAACGAAAGGAAAAAAACGACACAGATAGTCGGAGCCACTAACATACAAAAGAAGTAGATCGGGTCTTTACAAATCCTGAATATCTCACGCTTTGCAATTGACAATTGACAATCGACAATTGACAATTTTGGGGAACTATTTAATTTTTCATCATTCATTTAATCTTGTTCTTTAATTGTCAATTTTTTAATGACTGACATTCCGGGACGTAAATCAGCCACCTTCTCCACCGGGCGGGCACGCACCTCGAATGTCTTGGAGTCGAACTGTCCGTTCGTTTTCGTCGCTTTCCAGGCAGCGTATGTGCCCATATCTTTCATATAATAGACTTTCAATTTAACCGGTCGGTTATCCAACGCCGGGATAAAAGCGTCTAATTCGGAACCAATCTTGATGTCTTTCAGATGGTCTTCACGAATACTGAAAGTCACCCACATATCGTTGAGATCGGTGATATTCATAATCGGAGCACCCGTACCGACCAACTCGCCCACTTCCGGGAAACGTTCGGACACTTCTCCGTCGATCGGTGAGACAAGTGCCGCTTCCTTCAAGTAGGATTCCACTTCGGCAACCGCTCCGCCGGCCTGTTGCACAAGGGCGGCGGCGGCGGCCTTATCCTCCGTACGGGCACCGTCAACAGCCATATCATACTGGGATTTGGCGGCTTTTTCGGTAGCGACCATTGCCTTGTAATTGGCTTCCGCCTCATCACGTTTCTGGGCGGACATTACCCCTTTATCGAACAAGTTTTGTACGCGTGTATATGACTTCTGGGCAATATCCAGTCCAGCCTTCGCCTTTTGCCACATTTCATACGCACCCGCTATCTCTTGTGCGCGAGCTCCCTTGATAGCCTTTGCATTCTGGGCTTCGGCAGCACGCCGCACAGCCTCCGCTTGCTGGAGCTTGGCAAGGACTTCGGGCGTA
Proteins encoded in this region:
- a CDS encoding ABC transporter permease, whose translation is MNDEKLNSSPKLSIVDCQLSIAKREIFRICKDPIYFFCMLVAPTICVVFFLSLMKEGLPTDMPVAVVDLDGSSNSRNLVRQLDAFEQTKVVLTTVSFEEARQAMQEGKVYGIFYIPKDFGVDATAGWQPKLSFYTNGTYLIAASLLFRDMKTMSVLAGASVGLQTGLAHGYTEDQIMAQLQPIVIDTHAIGNPWLNYSVYLNNTLLPGVLQLMIFLVTVLSIGSEIKYSTAREWLSMGGNSLTVSLIGKILPHTVIFTIVAFLYAAALYGFNSFPLNSGWLPMLSALFLLVIASQAVGIFMIGVLPTFRLGLSFACLFGMIAFSIVGFSFPVFGMDPTLQALSDLFPLRHYFLIYVDQALNGRSFFYSWTEYAWLTGFLVLPFLIGKNLKKALLYFKYIP
- a CDS encoding sugar phosphate isomerase/epimerase family protein, with product MQNRREFLKRASLMLAGGMVMPQLLSSCAGKASASESSKYIGLQLYSLRDLVKEEGIQKVLETASKMGYKNLETASYDNGKIYGLAPAEFKKMVNDLGMKCTSAHLGQAFTKEKEAEVMSWWDQAIDAHNELGVKYMVQPWMPVTDQTTLDDLKMYCDYFNTVGYKTAAASIAFGYHNHAFEFRKIEDQLIYDFLLDNVSPNHVFFEMDVYWVQEGGGDPVAYLKNRPSQFKAVHIKDEKEIGASGKMNFKPIFDQMYANNIKDWYVEVEQYTQNDPVASVQQSYDYLNKADYVK
- a CDS encoding HlyD family secretion protein, which gives rise to MNEDKKFSINNMLLAFITFLGVVGLVALTGFFLLTPPDDIIMGQAEATQVRISGKVPGRIEAYRFGEGDKVKAGDTLVFLDTPEVLAKLQQAEAVRRAAEAQNAKAIKGARAQEIAGAYEMWQKAKAGLDIAQKSYTRVQNLFDKGVMSAQKRDEAEANYKAMVATEKAAKSQYDMAVDGARTEDKAAAAALVQQAGGAVAEVESYLKEAALVSPIDGEVSERFPEVGELVGTGAPIMNITDLNDMWVTFSIREDHLKDIKIGSELDAFIPALDNRPVKLKVYYMKDMGTYAAWKATKTNGQFDSKTFEVRARPVEKVADLRPGMSVIKKLTIKEQD
- a CDS encoding ABC transporter permease — its product is MKKEHRLRYIIKEGILDTFYIWKDELKNVFKDEGVLIFFFLVPFAYPLLYSFIYNNEVVHEAKMVVVDQSDSYLSREFTRRVNATPDVEVVAVRADMEEAKRMLDRKEAYGILYFPAEFSKDLHTGKQTTVPLYCDMSSLLFYKAFLLAATEVSLDLGKEIRMHSVPGTSAKQEEITVNPIPYESVTLFNTQNGFASFLVPAILILVIQQTLVLGIGMLGGTAREKNRFHSLVPVSRHFSGTLRVVLGKSLTYILIYVVVCIWVLAVVPKLFSLPQVGDPVTILLFILPYLFASIFFAMTLSGFMTTREAPMLVFVFTSVILIFISGVSWPKEAIPPFWQAVGYLFPSTPGIQGFIRINTCGATLNEVVHEYHTLWIQAGIYFVLALIIYRFQIIRSRA